In Maledivibacter sp., a single genomic region encodes these proteins:
- the tuf gene encoding elongation factor Tu (EF-Tu; promotes GTP-dependent binding of aminoacyl-tRNA to the A-site of ribosomes during protein biosynthesis; when the tRNA anticodon matches the mRNA codon, GTP hydrolysis results; the inactive EF-Tu-GDP leaves the ribosome and release of GDP is promoted by elongation factor Ts; many prokaryotes have two copies of the gene encoding EF-Tu): GRHTPFFNNYRPQFYFRTTDVTGAITLPEGTEMCMPGDNIEMEVELITPIAIEEGLRFAIREGGRTVGAGAVAKIIE, translated from the coding sequence TGGAAGACATACACCATTCTTCAATAACTATAGACCACAGTTCTATTTCAGAACAACAGACGTAACAGGAGCAATCACATTACCAGAAGGAACAGAAATGTGTATGCCTGGAGACAATATAGAGATGGAAGTAGAATTAATCACACCAATCGCAATCGAAGAAGGTTTAAGATTCGCTATTCGTGAAGGTGGTAGAACAGTAGGAGCAGGTGCTGTTGCTAAAATTATAGAATAG